From Punica granatum isolate Tunisia-2019 chromosome 1, ASM765513v2, whole genome shotgun sequence:
CCAATCCGGCCCAGCTCCGCCTAATTCGCCAggcgatttttttatttatttacagaaccgcccctcaacttcccgaactaggtaaattctcgacttagtggcatgtttagggctccatttctaaatattaatatttttcatggatggatatgatgtgaaatgagcgttcttgggttgcgtgggtgatcggatttgtcccgaactcgattttacgaactttccgttttgtctcatttcaatcctgaggatgcatttttttatttttttcagatctgccaccaactttaaaattcgtttcagtTAAGTCCCGGCCAATTTTGATatttccagatcagtccttgaattttccagaatttttcaaccactccaaagaacttttcaagttgtttccgtttagtcccggggccatttttcgcccttttcagatctgccccgaattttaaaattctcttCAGTCAAGTTCCAGttatttttaccattttccaattAGTCCTCGAATTTTTCAGAAtctttcaagcatcccaatgaactttccaagttgtttcagtttagtcccgggccattttttgcttttcaaatcagcccgaattttcaaattcgtttcaaacaagtgctgggacattttcagtaatttttacaaagtccccaatttttccagaattttcaaatcaatccccgaaactttatccgaattttcaaatcagtccctgctcttttaaagtcgttcaaatcagtccctgggcattttctaaaaatatccaacCCTTACCTACTTGGATCCCCGACCGACAACGTATGTGCcccgtttaaatattttattcatgtaattatTTGTATACAACGTGATGATGCGTActctttgcatgattttccgttttcatgagtcggtgccgttttatcgattccgttaatattACGTTTGTGTATGATtatatgtgtttatcatgatcatgacggcaccgattgtgtaatatgcatgtttgtcgtgcttgacgtgataatgtgctcTCCATTCGTGTTTAAACGCTTTATTTCCTCGTTTAATTGAAACCTCACACGAACCGGTTTAATCATGCGAACTcaacctaaaattaatttttaaatcccaaGGTGGTCGgaaattaggattcgcatcggacggtccatcaatgattgGCTCAACGGTCTGAAACCCgcatatttagagcatttggcaaaatattaattaatttaatcgaTAATTTCACTTACGGGGAAATTGGgacgttcatgcgattaattTACTCACGTgaccctaataattttgcacgaattggtaataaactggtaacacgcgtcgataggttgcaaacatgcgttggtgtccttctcaaaacttgtaaattttataaaacccgAGACACGTggctcgatgtgacatggatgtctaggaaggacttacgcgtcttgactcgaggcctcacccgATTTCAagaaactcaggtcgggatgcgaaagttcttcttagatcacttccggatagattaaccgatcttttgacttttttagggttcttgacaaccctggaaggtccaggggattggttagcgccggtcacaggccgaggtggcccgcacttcGTAATATCTCTTTTCCGACAATAATTTtcacctcaagggcaaaatcgtatATTTCCAACTTAGCGACAACCATAGGGTTAGAATAaaagaaacactacggtatcagggtagggatgggctacctgtccaggcgcaggttcatttgcatagcccgctctatccgaccgatgaatttttgttattctaacatagtctcgggtagttagttctggtggattggctcaaaatacaaataccggactaattgtgtacTTGGTTAAGACAAAAAACGGGCAATAGCGGGATAAGCACTAGGTTCTAGGATTTACGAGTGGAATCCATGTTCAATAATAACTCGTAACAgccgtagtgtcacaacatagaacaatcctaaaagcaacccacaaacacaagacttgacaacagacgtcacgtacgtcaagtcctcggaaaataatgccaaatgcgaaataccttcccgagaCAATCCTTGATTGATACACACCCTGTACCCACTTTGtctgttttagggtaggatttgcatgccaagataccccggttaacaatcggttaattcacgtaaatttgaaaataacaaaacccaattgtttgtttatttgtgcccATTTTATTACATTCTTAcgcttgtttgttatgcggatcgagcccgatcctttagaaCACGATCCATAggggggtccaacgccccaaccgtagatcacggggttcAATCCCCTAACATTGAGCGCGcgtcttaatttcaatttcagtcttttcaaaccgcACGGTGAgtacgagtggaataataaccgaacgcgaatcgatcgggattcagttgtaATTTGTGTTTTATTTATTCGAGAAAACAATGTAAGagtttatgttgtacatttattcatgtaagaatcccggtcggagagtggacggtcggagtgcttcttcgaatttacagtgtcaaaacgcgtaagatgagcggaactcaattaagcggtaattaaattaaaatggcaaacctagacaagctagagtaccgatagggcgtgcgagatataggctcgcatgtaacagaacccccgaattcggaacctcaaGTTTcgtagaccatatgccttagtaattaggtgtacctcgtactcctagacccgggtaacttgtcagccctcgaccttctggtggtaaaatgacaagtggcgactccttctcacatgtgtccgtcgcgcgtccccgggaaggtggacactcccaagccgcgttgcataggcgcgcacACGGGTatcccgacgagattaaaattcggatGCGCACAACCATGATTGGTGGTGATGTTCTATCACCCATACTAAATTATGCATGCTTATTTTACATGAGAGGCTTAGGGGCATGAcatgagaatgaagaagagaaCCATCTGCCACGAGGTGTTACGCACATCCTTTTTGCCGATAATCTTTGGTTCTTCATCGAAGGTACCATATCGTTGGAGAATAGGATCTTGGAGCTGTAAAGCAAAGCATCAGGACAATGTGTGAACTTGCAGAAATTCATCACTTTCTTTGATAGCAACATCGAGCTCATTAGATACATCATTCACCTTAACATGTTCCATGTTCTGCGACAAGGGAGACCGATGTATATAGATGGGAAAATGGAAATGAATAGACTCGAGATGTCCTACTGATAAGAACCTCTCCCTAATCAAATAGAAAGGTATTCTCCCTCGGAGATACCTCTGCAAGGACGTCAAATCTAGATCCACCTCTGAATCCTCCTACCCTAACTTCCGGCTCCTTACAGTCAATACggttctttttcattttcgagAATCCCAAGATTTCCTCGCTTTTTTATTCTTACTAGCATTCAAGGCCCCGAAGCGTCCCATGGACTCTGCACCGGTCTCATTCTGGCCACCACCAACCCCCACCATAGGTAGCATCATTCAAATGTTCATTCGGTAGCACCTTGAAACTCAGTCACAATTATAATCATCACGAAGTCAAGGACTATGCAGAGTCCTGCAGGATTTTGTCTTGATGATGCCATGGTATTGTATTCACCTTGACGGTCTCATCAAATATGTATCCACACCTCTTAAAGATAACAACGTTTCAATATTCCGGTAGAATAGGGACTCATACCACAACTTCATTGATCATTGTCATCAGAACTTGTTACTAGAAACAAAACATAATAAGGAAATGAACTGGTGTTAAGTGGTCTCTTAAATTTGTCAACAGGCAGCAGAGCCACCGGCAATCACATGAACCGGCCTCATTGGCTGGTGACAGTAGGGAATGCGGAGCAGCTGACAATCTCCCTACTCCAATGTCAACGGTCACTGCTGTAGCTGTCGCAGCTGCAAAAGCACAAATTTTCAAGAAAGAATTCGAAGTCTGATTTGGAAGTCGccttcaaaaagaaaaatttcaaaacgaaTAGCCACTTTATTGGAACTGATGATTGTACAATACATAGTCACACGCCAGAAAACCAAATTGAAAGGGATGGGGCCATCTTCAGTTCTTCGCTTTACATCCACTGGAAGTGGAATGCTACCATGAAGAATAAGAATCCCACTCCCTATTTATTACAAACACCTCTTGCACTTCaaagtttattattattcgCGACGCGAACATCACCGATCCtctatatatcaaatataaaatgaagGAAACTCCTCTTTTTGGTGATGACTTCTAGTGACCCTTGGCGCTGTCCTTGTCCTTGACGTGGTGGATGCCATTGGATGAAGGCTTCCTGGAGAAGGAGAGGTGGACGCCCGGATCGTGGTGAGTGCAGGAAGAGTCATAGACTATGGAATTGTTGACGCCTTGCACGTTGCTATTCATGAATGCAGTCATTGGAGGGGACAGCATCGCCTTCGACTTGAGAGTCTTGTCCTTCATCTTTTGCTTGCCTTCACGGCTGCTGCTGCTTGAGCTTCCCGATTCGTCTCCATCGCTCCTCTTGCCTATCCTGTGGAGAAACCTCCCGCTCTTGGGGGAACGGAGGAGCTCCATCATGGCGCCCTTGTTCTCTCCTGCAATTGTTATGACCTTCACGCCCGCCTCCTCTGTATCCAAATGCTTCTTATCGTGATGCTTCTTGTGGGCATCCATAATGCCGTTGCCATGTTCATGCTTGCGAGTGTCCCTAGCTGGTTCCCGCGGCATTTCTCCACCTCCGTTGGGCTTATGATTTTGATCAGAAACTTTCTGATGCATTGTAATTGTCTTCTGCTCGGCTTCCATAGTCTTTATTTGGGTTGGGGGCAGGGCCAATGGGGAAGGCGGTGGAGCCACGGGCCTAGTCTTGGGCGACTGAGGAGGGGTTCGGACCTCGGCCTCAGGCTTAATGACTTTAGGAGGAGATGGAACAGGAGTCATTATGCGCTTGCTCTCCATCTTCGGGCTTGGCACTGGCATTGCtgtagcagcagcagcagcagtagTAGTCGGCGGTGGTGCAGGAGGAGGAGCGGAAGGAGATGGGACCCCGTTCCGAGTCTGAACTGGTGAAGTGGGAGCCGAAACTCTAGGACTCCTTACTGGAGGACTAGTAACTGCGGGTGGCGATGTCCGCTGAGCCGGAGCAGGAGAAGGTGGCAATGAAGATGTTGAACTCGGGGCCCATGCTGCTCCAGCGGGTCTCGAAACTGGAGATGATGGAACAGACCCGACGGTTGCTCCCCGAGTTGGAGGCTCAGGTGGGGCTGATGGTTCTGGAACTGCAGGAcgagggggaggaggagaagcAGCAGCTGGTGGTGGGGGTGGAGGCGGAGTGGGCTCTCGTTGAGGCTGAGGCTGAGGGGGTGGAGGCGGAGTGGGCTCTCGTGGgggtggaggtggaggtggagaTGCGGCCCTGAATGCGGGAGCAGCAACAGGCGGACGGGCCACCGGTGCGGTTGGGGGTGGCCCAGCAGGTGCAGGTGCAGGCGTGGGCGGTGGAGGGACCGGGGCTGGGCCCCGAATCATTGAGGGCAACCGACGCCATGGCCTAGCTTGGCTTGCCATTCAAACTTAATCGCAACCGTGTCACCTTCTGCCAACTACGGGATTAAATGCAGTTGGAAGAATATGAGATGAGGTAATGAGTGGGGATCGggtgttttttttatatagagGAGTTCCAGTCTGTGCATCAAAAGCTTTGAGGTAAAGAAATGTGAGAGATGTCCATCAAAGAAGGCAGGCACGGTATCTGATTCTGCTTTGGggcttctttctttctcccaCCACTCACCCAAGATTGGTATCCGCTGTTTTTAGCCCCAGCATTTGCAGAGGTTAGAAAGGAGGCTTTCCGAAAGAGTCTACGTTTCCCTTCTCATTCCTGTACCAAGGAATCCCGCATCCACTTGACACCCCTGGCCGCCAGAACTATCCAGCCGAATTCCATTTTTCACACCGAAAACGTCTATGAGCTGTGAGGCATATGTCTCCAGCTCCTGTTGCTGTTCCATCGCCGGCTCGAGAACCActagatttcttttctctccGTCGCGCTTTATTCCCGTTGAAGATTCCTGCACAGATCAAAACCGCTCTGTGCTTAGATTCTCCACATGATCTCAACAACGATTCATACAGGGGTCCTGTCCCATGTCTTGTTTCTGACTTTGCTTGCTAGCAAAGTGAGACACTTATGCTGCCGCTTCCTTTTTCACGCTTTCAAGTTTTCCCGACCTTTTCACGATTCT
This genomic window contains:
- the LOC116216035 gene encoding formin-like protein 3, which gives rise to MASQARPWRRLPSMIRGPAPVPPPPTPAPAPAGPPPTAPVARPPVAAPAFRAASPPPPPPPREPTPPPPPQPQPQREPTPPPPPPPAAASPPPPRPAVPEPSAPPEPPTRGATVGSVPSSPVSRPAGAAWAPSSTSSLPPSPAPAQRTSPPAVTSPPVRSPRVSAPTSPVQTRNGVPSPSAPPPAPPPTTTAAAAATAMPVPSPKMESKRIMTPVPSPPKVIKPEAEVRTPPQSPKTRPVAPPPSPLALPPTQIKTMEAEQKTITMHQKVSDQNHKPNGGGEMPREPARDTRKHEHGNGIMDAHKKHHDKKHLDTEEAGVKVITIAGENKGAMMELLRSPKSGRFLHRIGKRSDGDESGSSSSSSREGKQKMKDKTLKSKAMLSPPMTAFMNSNVQGVNNSIVYDSSCTHHDPGVHLSFSRKPSSNGIHHVKDKDSAKGH